A stretch of the Salminus brasiliensis chromosome 19, fSalBra1.hap2, whole genome shotgun sequence genome encodes the following:
- the kctd12b gene encoding BTB/POZ domain-containing protein KCTD12b: MALPDNSSGVPEDLSFPEIIELNVGGQVYITRYSTLTSVPDSLLWEMFSQKSPKGLARDTKGRFFVDRDGFLFRYILDYMRDQQLVLPDHFPERGRLQREAEYFNLPELVKLLAPKISKQNSLGDEGCQSDPEESSPSADTARNLGAAAAACSSLVSGGDGKRSGFITIGYRGSYTLGRDSQTDAKFRRVARIMVCGKTSLAKEVFGETLNESRDPDRPPERYTSRYYLKFTFLEQAFDKLADAGFHMVACNSTGTCAFAHDQTDDKIWTSYTEYVFYRE; the protein is encoded by the coding sequence ATGGCTTTACCTGACAACTCCAGCGGCGTTCCTGAGGACCTTTCCTTTCCAGAGATTATTGAACTAAATGTAGGGGGCCAGGTGTACATAACCCGCTACTCTACCCTTACTAGCGTGCCAGACTCCCTGTTGTGGGAGATGTTCAGCCAGAAAAGCCCGAAAGGCTTGGCTCGAGATACCAAGGGTCGTTTCTTCGTCGACCGCGATGGCTTCCTCTTCCGCTATATCCTGGACTATATGCGAGACCAGCAGCTTGTCCTGCCTGACCATTTCCCAGAACGGGGCAGACTGCAGCGGGAAGCTGAGTACTTCAACCTTCCGGAGCTGGTCAAGCTGCTGGCCCCAAAGATTAGCAAGCAGAACTCACTGGGGGATGAGGGTTGCCAGAGTGACCCAGAGGAGTCGTCACCCAGCGCAGATACTGCCCGCAACCTGGGGGCAGCTGCAGCTGCTTGCTCCAGCCTAGTGTCCGGTGGTGACGGCAAGCGCTCGGGCTTCATCACCATCGGCTACCGGGGCTCCTACACGTTGGGCCGCGACAGCCAAACAGACGCCAAGTTTCGACGAGTGGCTCGGATTATGGTGTGTGGCAAGACCTCCCTGGCCAAGGAGGTTTTTGGGGAGACTCTAAATGAGAGCCGGGACCCTGACCGGCCCCCGGAGCGCTACACCTCCCGCTACTACCTGAAGTTTACTTTCCTCGAGCAGGCCTTCGACAAGCTGGCTGACGCCGGCTTCCATATGGTGGCCTGCAACTCGACGGGGACCTGCGCCTTCGCTCACGACCAGACAGACGACAAGATTTGGACCAGCTACACTGAATATGTGTTCTACCGTGAGTGA